A window of the Caldalkalibacillus salinus genome harbors these coding sequences:
- a CDS encoding flagellar basal body-associated FliL family protein: protein MLNNKLFNMSLIIIVGMTLLGGIAFVLWKTTFETTAHGTDIQQPVQANELTADEVNAYSVRTEQITTNLASDDFIIVEFYVTMDGEESKDEFEKRIMEARAATISVLAGETPDTLRGEEGIDRLEAKLMQRYNEILHTGKVIRVQTIDRKIQ, encoded by the coding sequence ATGCTGAATAACAAACTGTTTAATATGAGCCTTATTATCATCGTTGGTATGACTCTTTTAGGCGGAATTGCCTTTGTGCTATGGAAAACCACCTTTGAAACCACTGCACATGGGACAGATATACAACAACCTGTTCAAGCTAATGAACTGACGGCTGATGAGGTGAATGCTTACAGTGTGAGAACAGAACAAATCACAACCAATCTAGCCTCAGATGACTTCATCATTGTGGAATTTTATGTCACGATGGATGGAGAAGAGTCAAAAGATGAGTTCGAAAAACGAATAATGGAAGCAAGAGCCGCCACAATATCAGTTCTTGCTGGGGAAACACCAGACACTCTTCGAGGAGAAGAAGGGATAGATCGTTTAGAGGCAAAACTTATGCAACGTTATAACGAGATTTTGCATACAGGTAAAGTCATAAGGGTGCAAACGATCGATCGTAAGATTCAATAG
- a CDS encoding response regulator, translating into MSKILIVDDAAFMRMMIKEILNKNGFEVVGEAADGVQAVEKYKELSPDLVTMDITMPEMDGITALKEIKQMDSNSKVIMCSAMGQQAMVIDAIQAGAKDFIVKPFQAERVLEAVSKTLG; encoded by the coding sequence ATGTCAAAAATATTAATTGTAGACGACGCTGCTTTTATGAGAATGATGATCAAAGAAATTTTAAATAAGAATGGGTTTGAGGTTGTAGGTGAGGCTGCTGATGGAGTGCAAGCCGTTGAAAAGTATAAGGAACTAAGTCCAGATCTAGTGACAATGGACATCACGATGCCAGAAATGGATGGTATTACAGCTTTAAAAGAAATTAAGCAAATGGATTCAAATTCAAAAGTTATTATGTGTTCTGCAATGGGGCAGCAGGCCATGGTTATTGATGCTATACAAGCAGGAGCGAAGGACTTTATCGTTAAGCCTTTCCAAGCAGAACGTGTGTTAGAAGCAGTGAGTAAAACGTTAGGTTAA
- the fliQ gene encoding flagellar biosynthesis protein FliQ, with protein MSADTVIKLAEQAVFTILLVSAPLLLMALGVGLVVSIFQATTQIQEQTLAFVPKIIAVLVSLVVFGPWMLSVILDFTQSLYQDIHHFIG; from the coding sequence ATGTCAGCGGATACTGTGATTAAATTGGCCGAACAGGCTGTTTTTACTATATTGTTAGTGTCTGCACCATTGTTGCTTATGGCTTTAGGTGTTGGTTTAGTGGTCAGTATCTTTCAAGCAACAACCCAAATACAAGAACAAACATTGGCTTTTGTACCTAAAATAATAGCCGTCCTCGTATCACTCGTGGTGTTCGGTCCATGGATGCTAAGTGTCATCCTAGATTTCACACAGTCCTTATACCAAGATATACACCATTTTATCGGGTAG
- the fliM gene encoding flagellar motor switch protein FliM — protein MAEVLSQGEIDALLSALSSGEMDAEELKKEDVEKKVRTYDFKRALRFSKDQIRSLTRIYENYARLLTTYFSGQLRTFVQISVASVDQLPYDEFIRSIPRMTILNVYNAAPLEGRMVMEVHPNIAYAMLDRMLGGQGDGAHNISDLTEIETIVMKKIFSKALETFEEAWTSVIDLEVDLEMLEVNPQFLQMVSPNETVAVISLSTKIGEATGMINFCIPHVVLEPIMPKLSAHHWLSTQKKAREPVEQQAIENRVKKTKIPLVAELGQSHIHVHEFLQLSAGDVIRLDQTVEEPVQLKVGNKVKYYAQPGNYKGKMAVQVLEAVEEEGGDFYDE, from the coding sequence TTGGCCGAGGTACTCTCACAAGGGGAAATAGATGCCTTACTATCTGCTTTGTCCTCAGGTGAGATGGATGCTGAGGAGTTGAAGAAGGAAGACGTAGAGAAAAAAGTAAGAACTTATGATTTCAAACGTGCCTTGCGCTTCAGCAAAGATCAGATTAGGAGCTTAACTCGTATCTATGAAAATTATGCAAGGTTACTCACGACTTACTTTTCTGGGCAATTGCGTACGTTTGTCCAAATCTCTGTTGCCTCAGTCGATCAGTTACCGTATGACGAATTTATACGATCTATACCTCGAATGACCATCCTAAATGTATACAATGCAGCGCCTTTAGAAGGAAGAATGGTCATGGAGGTGCACCCAAATATCGCTTACGCCATGTTAGATCGGATGCTGGGTGGACAGGGGGATGGTGCTCATAACATTTCAGACTTGACTGAGATTGAGACGATTGTCATGAAAAAAATATTCAGCAAGGCGTTGGAGACGTTTGAGGAAGCCTGGACTTCCGTAATAGATCTAGAAGTGGATTTAGAGATGTTAGAGGTGAATCCACAGTTTTTACAAATGGTGTCTCCAAATGAAACTGTCGCCGTTATTTCACTGAGTACAAAAATAGGAGAGGCGACAGGAATGATTAATTTCTGTATCCCACATGTTGTACTAGAGCCCATTATGCCCAAGCTATCTGCTCACCATTGGCTATCAACACAGAAAAAAGCGAGGGAACCCGTAGAACAACAAGCGATTGAGAATCGGGTTAAAAAAACGAAGATACCGCTTGTTGCCGAGCTAGGTCAATCTCATATTCATGTCCATGAATTTTTACAACTGAGTGCAGGCGATGTGATTCGCTTAGATCAAACCGTTGAGGAGCCAGTCCAGCTTAAAGTCGGCAACAAAGTGAAATATTATGCCCAACCTGGTAACTATAAAGGAAAAATGGCCGTCCAGGTTTTAGAAGCGGTTGAAGAGGAGGGAGGCGATTTTTATGACGAATGA
- the fliR gene encoding flagellar biosynthetic protein FliR, which yields MTLVLEWLPTFLLVLVRLTTFFTAAPIFSLSGLPNTFKIGLAFFLTLVIMPTVGPADIPINMAILGFVVKEALIGLALGFVAALVLYTIQIAGAFIDFQMGFAIANVVDPQTGAQIPIIGNFKYTLAMLFLLAVNGHHLMIEGIVRSYRFVGLEQYFVSLGHEQVAYFITTLFVQMFLIAFQLSLPIVGALFLVDVTLGIIARTIPQLNVFVVGLPLKIFIGFVMLLLTLPIFFYLLQALIGEMVQAMSDLLTLIGA from the coding sequence ATGACTCTAGTTCTAGAATGGTTACCAACCTTCTTGCTTGTTCTTGTCAGACTTACAACGTTTTTTACAGCGGCCCCTATTTTCAGTCTGAGTGGGTTGCCTAACACATTCAAAATTGGACTGGCCTTCTTTCTCACACTAGTTATCATGCCAACGGTAGGACCAGCTGACATACCGATTAATATGGCTATACTCGGCTTTGTGGTCAAGGAAGCTTTGATTGGATTGGCATTAGGCTTTGTTGCAGCACTTGTTTTATATACCATTCAAATAGCCGGGGCGTTTATTGATTTCCAAATGGGTTTTGCCATCGCTAATGTTGTAGATCCTCAAACGGGGGCTCAAATCCCGATTATCGGTAATTTTAAATACACGCTCGCCATGCTGTTCTTACTTGCAGTAAACGGACATCATTTAATGATAGAAGGCATCGTTCGTAGCTATCGTTTTGTAGGATTGGAACAGTACTTTGTTTCCTTAGGACATGAGCAAGTGGCCTACTTCATAACAACCCTTTTTGTCCAGATGTTTCTTATTGCCTTTCAACTATCATTGCCGATAGTAGGTGCGCTTTTTTTAGTTGATGTCACTTTGGGGATTATTGCTAGAACCATACCGCAACTCAACGTTTTTGTTGTCGGCCTTCCGCTAAAGATTTTTATCGGGTTTGTCATGCTCTTGTTGACCTTGCCTATATTTTTCTATCTTTTACAAGCGTTGATAGGAGAGATGGTCCAGGCTATGTCAGATTTATTAACCCTTATAGGAGCTTAA
- a CDS encoding TIGR02530 family flagellar biosynthesis protein translates to MKPVKLGHTYAPSPLPNDHKTKGEKIASSQPFAQQLQQQLERSQVTGQSSLAFSKHALQRMDARGIEVTEDLQMRLNKGLQMAKSKGAKESLFLADGLAFVVNVKNNTVITAMEEAQMQQHVITNIDSAVMLNS, encoded by the coding sequence GTGAAACCTGTCAAACTAGGACACACTTACGCACCGTCTCCTTTACCGAATGACCATAAGACCAAAGGTGAAAAAATAGCGAGTTCTCAGCCCTTTGCCCAACAATTACAACAGCAATTAGAACGATCGCAAGTCACTGGTCAATCCAGCCTAGCCTTTAGTAAACACGCGCTACAAAGGATGGATGCAAGAGGAATTGAGGTAACAGAGGATTTACAGATGCGTCTCAACAAAGGGTTACAAATGGCAAAGAGCAAAGGTGCTAAAGAATCTCTTTTTTTAGCAGATGGGCTTGCGTTTGTTGTTAATGTGAAAAACAACACAGTCATCACCGCTATGGAGGAAGCACAAATGCAACAACATGTTATCACGAATATTGATAGCGCCGTTATGCTAAATAGCTAA
- a CDS encoding flagellar FlbD family protein has protein sequence MITLTRLNGQPITINAIYIERMEETPDTVLTLYTNRKIIVKESIEEVISKSTDFYAKINLFQEMKEVTPDAE, from the coding sequence ATGATTACATTGACTAGATTGAATGGACAACCGATTACGATCAATGCGATTTATATAGAGCGTATGGAGGAAACACCAGATACCGTACTCACCTTATATACGAATAGAAAAATTATCGTAAAGGAATCCATTGAAGAAGTCATATCGAAATCAACTGATTTTTATGCTAAAATCAATCTCTTTCAAGAGATGAAAGAGGTGACACCAGATGCTGAATAA
- the fliP gene encoding flagellar type III secretion system pore protein FliP (The bacterial flagellar biogenesis protein FliP forms a type III secretion system (T3SS)-type pore required for flagellar assembly.), with translation MVLNEVFIAVTDIPIPGFNLDVEGSSEPSDVAVTLQLLIMLTILSLAPAILIMMTCFTRIVVVLSFVRTSLATQTMPPNQVIVGLALFLTFFVMSPILAEINESALQPYLEEEMSQSEALEIAVVPLKEFMATHTREKDLALFMNYNEMERPTSLDDIPLHVLVPAFMISELKTAFQIGFLIFVPFLIIDMIVASTLMAMGMMMLPPVMISLPFKILLFVLVDGWYLVVQSLLLSF, from the coding sequence ATCGTCTTGAACGAAGTTTTTATTGCGGTGACAGACATCCCTATACCCGGTTTTAATCTTGACGTTGAGGGTTCGAGTGAGCCGTCCGATGTGGCTGTAACTTTACAGTTACTCATCATGTTAACCATCTTGTCATTAGCGCCTGCTATCCTGATTATGATGACGTGCTTCACACGTATCGTTGTCGTACTTTCATTTGTCAGGACGTCATTGGCAACCCAAACCATGCCACCTAACCAAGTCATTGTCGGATTGGCTTTGTTTCTCACTTTTTTTGTAATGTCACCGATTCTTGCTGAAATCAATGAATCGGCCTTACAACCGTATCTCGAAGAAGAGATGTCACAATCCGAAGCGCTTGAAATCGCCGTGGTACCACTAAAGGAATTTATGGCCACTCATACGCGAGAGAAAGACCTCGCCTTGTTTATGAATTATAACGAGATGGAAAGACCCACATCGCTAGATGATATACCACTGCATGTTTTGGTACCCGCATTTATGATCAGTGAGTTAAAAACAGCGTTTCAGATTGGCTTTTTGATTTTTGTACCCTTTCTGATTATCGATATGATCGTGGCGAGTACGTTAATGGCCATGGGGATGATGATGTTACCACCCGTTATGATTTCATTACCGTTTAAGATATTGTTATTTGTCTTGGTTGATGGATGGTATCTTGTCGTCCAATCCTTGCTGCTCAGTTTTTAA
- the fliY gene encoding flagellar motor switch phosphatase FliY: MTNDMLSQDEIDALLKHSDDDSDETYTIDHFISAIEQDALGEIGNISFGSASTALSTLLDQKVDITTPRLSTVRRESLADEFPKPHVAIHVNYTEGFKGVNLLVMKTEDAKIIADLMLGGDGSSPSELSDMHISAVQEAMNQMMGSAATSMSTVFSKRVDISPPGVDVFDPSEEDQHDIEDNHLIKVSFRLKIGQLIDSNIMQLIPVPFAKEMVQELMSGEEEQSPRTHKDEPISVEQESSTKANIQQEYVTAGQQSTDMEAEQLMMSQSQGPPPQPSGAMNQRATNVQSAQFTDFSQPQQKSGEVQNLNLLMDIPLEVTVELGRTKKLIKDILELSPGSILELDKLAGEPVDILVNNKLIAKGEVVVIEENFGVRVTDILSQWDRIQKLQ; this comes from the coding sequence ATGACGAATGATATGCTATCCCAAGATGAAATTGATGCGCTGTTGAAACATTCTGATGATGATTCGGATGAGACGTACACGATTGATCATTTTATCTCAGCCATTGAACAAGATGCACTTGGTGAGATCGGCAATATTAGCTTTGGCAGTGCCTCTACTGCATTATCTACTTTACTAGATCAAAAAGTTGACATTACGACACCAAGATTATCAACAGTCCGTAGAGAATCCTTAGCGGATGAGTTCCCTAAGCCTCATGTTGCCATTCACGTAAATTACACAGAAGGCTTTAAGGGAGTTAATCTACTCGTCATGAAGACAGAGGACGCCAAGATAATTGCTGACTTGATGTTAGGAGGTGATGGGAGTTCGCCGAGTGAGCTAAGTGATATGCATATCAGTGCTGTTCAAGAAGCCATGAATCAGATGATGGGGTCTGCTGCTACTTCAATGTCAACCGTATTTAGTAAGAGAGTGGATATCTCTCCACCGGGTGTTGATGTATTTGATCCTAGTGAAGAGGACCAGCATGATATTGAAGACAATCATTTAATAAAAGTGTCATTTCGACTTAAAATAGGTCAATTAATAGATTCAAATATCATGCAACTCATTCCAGTCCCCTTTGCCAAGGAAATGGTACAGGAATTAATGAGTGGAGAGGAAGAGCAATCACCTCGTACTCATAAGGATGAACCTATTTCTGTAGAGCAAGAGAGCAGTACTAAAGCCAATATCCAACAAGAGTATGTTACAGCAGGGCAACAATCGACTGACATGGAAGCAGAACAGCTTATGATGTCACAGTCACAAGGGCCTCCTCCGCAGCCAAGTGGTGCAATGAATCAGCGAGCTACAAATGTACAATCTGCACAATTTACTGACTTTAGTCAACCACAACAAAAAAGCGGAGAAGTACAGAATTTGAATCTATTAATGGATATACCATTAGAAGTGACCGTTGAACTCGGTCGTACTAAAAAATTGATAAAAGATATACTAGAGTTATCACCTGGTTCCATCCTAGAACTAGATAAGCTAGCAGGAGAACCGGTTGATATATTGGTTAATAATAAGCTGATCGCGAAAGGGGAAGTGGTGGTTATAGAGGAGAACTTCGGTGTAAGGGTAACAGATATTCTCAGTCAATGGGATCGTATACAAAAACTACAATAA
- the flgD gene encoding flagellar hook assembly protein FlgD — translation MSNVTAAQNNQYYERVPTFEERSKLGKDAFLKVLVTQLSNQDPLQPLEDREFISQMTQFSSLEQLTNVNEHLQQFFNHQINGSMASYANMIGQKVSWEETVDEETLSGEGIVEAVTLKNGQYILDLDDGTQISVDSVVRVSESTGSNDDTETDPAEEEQTSEDSDGGHQEGMNVKS, via the coding sequence ATGAGTAACGTCACAGCGGCTCAAAACAATCAATACTATGAGCGGGTCCCTACGTTTGAGGAACGCAGTAAACTTGGTAAGGATGCGTTTTTAAAGGTATTAGTCACACAGCTTAGTAACCAAGATCCCCTCCAACCATTAGAGGACAGAGAGTTTATCTCTCAGATGACACAATTCAGTTCTTTAGAGCAATTAACGAATGTGAATGAACATCTCCAACAATTTTTTAACCACCAGATCAACGGGTCTATGGCCAGCTATGCAAATATGATAGGACAGAAGGTGTCTTGGGAGGAAACTGTGGATGAGGAAACACTCAGCGGCGAGGGAATCGTTGAAGCTGTCACTTTAAAAAATGGCCAGTATATACTCGATTTAGACGATGGAACGCAAATATCAGTTGATAGTGTTGTGAGAGTCTCGGAGTCAACAGGTTCCAATGACGACACTGAAACAGATCCTGCTGAGGAAGAACAAACATCAGAAGACAGTGATGGTGGGCATCAAGAAGGGATGAATGTAAAGTCGTGA
- a CDS encoding flagellar hook-basal body complex protein yields the protein MLRSMYSGVSGMKGFQTKLDVIGNNISNVNTVGYKKSRTVFQDALSQNLSGVTAPEEMERGGINPQQVGLGTTMGSIDVLHTPGSPMTTGVMTDLSIEGDGFFIVSPDGDNPDDVLLTRAGNFTRDAAGNLVTSNGYLVQGEGGPIVIDEDMVSFEIARNGDVIGVDQDGEAEVIDTLVVGFVQNPSGLRKVGGSMFELTANAHPEGEFEPMILDDAEGRQTQIIAGQLEMSNVDLTEEFTEMIIAQRGFQANSRTITTSDEVLQEVVNLKR from the coding sequence ATGCTACGTTCAATGTATTCAGGTGTTTCGGGAATGAAAGGTTTTCAAACGAAACTTGATGTCATCGGGAATAACATATCTAACGTTAATACAGTGGGGTACAAAAAAAGCCGTACCGTTTTCCAAGACGCCTTAAGTCAAAACCTTTCTGGTGTGACGGCCCCAGAGGAGATGGAAAGAGGTGGAATCAACCCACAGCAGGTAGGTTTAGGTACGACAATGGGATCTATCGACGTTTTACATACACCAGGCTCTCCGATGACTACGGGTGTGATGACCGATTTGTCTATTGAAGGCGATGGCTTTTTCATTGTATCCCCTGACGGTGATAACCCTGACGATGTATTATTAACGAGGGCAGGCAATTTCACCCGTGATGCAGCTGGGAACCTTGTCACTTCCAACGGTTACCTCGTGCAGGGTGAAGGGGGCCCTATTGTCATTGATGAGGATATGGTCTCATTTGAGATTGCTAGAAATGGGGATGTGATTGGTGTAGATCAGGATGGAGAAGCGGAAGTGATTGATACGCTCGTTGTGGGCTTCGTGCAAAACCCTAGCGGTTTACGTAAGGTTGGGGGTTCAATGTTTGAATTAACCGCGAACGCACATCCAGAAGGAGAATTTGAACCGATGATCTTAGATGACGCAGAAGGTAGACAGACACAAATTATCGCTGGTCAATTAGAGATGTCTAACGTTGATTTGACAGAAGAATTTACAGAGATGATTATTGCACAGCGTGGTTTCCAGGCTAACTCTAGAACGATTACGACGTCTGATGAGGTGCTTCAAGAAGTCGTTAATTTGAAGCGATAG
- the flhB gene encoding flagellar biosynthesis protein FlhB: MSANDQGQRHRKPTLESTIEPTLRPTNLQLFAEEKTEKATPKKKQEIRKKGQVAKSAEIPTAFIMLFVFLLLFFIGGWLYERFVDIFTITYGEFLNWKLTEHSTAYIFQTLSLEATKVVAPMMLMSLFAGVLGNYIQVGFLFATDPLKMKPERINPIKGFKRIFSARALVEFLKSIFKISLISFVTFTLLWSKRHDILQLSQKDVGHGLSYIGGLTLQIGLIVSVMLLFIAAMDYIYQRYDFEKQNKMSKKDIKDEHKKTEGDPLIKSKIKERQRQMAMKRMMQEVPKADVVITNPTHYAIAIQYDEEEMDAPTVIAKGQDQVAMRIKAMAEEHRITTMENKPLARTLYQQVEIGEVVPEELYQTVAEVLAYVYRLKGKV; the protein is encoded by the coding sequence ATGAGTGCCAACGACCAAGGACAACGTCATAGGAAACCGACACTAGAATCGACAATTGAACCGACACTAAGACCGACAAACCTACAGTTGTTTGCGGAAGAAAAAACGGAGAAAGCAACACCCAAAAAGAAACAAGAGATACGTAAAAAAGGGCAAGTGGCCAAGAGTGCAGAAATACCAACAGCTTTCATCATGCTATTTGTTTTTCTTTTACTTTTCTTTATAGGTGGATGGCTATATGAGCGCTTCGTCGATATTTTCACGATCACTTACGGTGAATTTTTAAATTGGAAATTAACCGAGCATTCAACAGCTTATATTTTTCAGACCCTTTCGTTAGAAGCGACAAAGGTGGTCGCCCCTATGATGCTTATGTCTCTATTCGCGGGAGTACTAGGGAATTACATACAGGTGGGATTCCTTTTTGCAACAGACCCACTTAAAATGAAGCCCGAACGGATCAATCCTATTAAAGGATTCAAACGTATTTTTTCAGCGAGAGCGCTAGTTGAATTCTTAAAATCAATTTTTAAGATTTCTCTCATTTCGTTTGTGACCTTTACACTACTCTGGTCTAAGCGTCACGACATTCTACAACTATCACAAAAAGATGTGGGACATGGCCTTTCATATATTGGTGGCTTGACCTTGCAGATTGGTTTAATCGTCTCAGTCATGTTGCTATTTATTGCGGCGATGGATTACATTTATCAGCGTTACGATTTTGAGAAACAAAATAAGATGTCTAAGAAGGACATTAAAGATGAACATAAAAAAACCGAGGGTGACCCATTAATTAAGTCCAAAATCAAAGAGCGGCAACGCCAGATGGCAATGAAAAGAATGATGCAGGAAGTACCTAAGGCGGATGTCGTTATCACTAACCCAACGCATTACGCCATCGCCATCCAATACGATGAGGAAGAGATGGATGCGCCCACGGTCATAGCCAAGGGACAAGATCAAGTGGCTATGAGAATTAAAGCGATGGCTGAAGAACATCGTATTACCACAATGGAAAATAAACCACTAGCACGAACACTCTATCAACAAGTGGAAATTGGGGAAGTGGTACCAGAAGAATTATATCAAACGGTAGCAGAGGTTCTAGCGTATGTTTATCGTTTGAAAGGAAAAGTGTAG
- a CDS encoding flagellar biosynthetic protein FliO produces the protein MMIQHSYKSWTRKLVLLFIIVTLSMTVMMGCTQEEPSDLNQNSERHVGDMFEEGHDEPDTSQDSREPNETELGSDASPSDRTNWQDHPTILVLKMLFYTAIVGLMIYGLVRFLSMNQRKLQHHQLFNNLGSVAVGPNKSVQLIEVGGRMYLIGVGDSVSLLKEIDDPDQMDKITKDLEEQQSIVSTPFLERFSLFQRQNKNSESEQQPFHSLLEKSLQKQKEKRSQMTSYIKERTDSVDKEGRSS, from the coding sequence ATGATGATACAGCACAGTTATAAATCATGGACTCGTAAGCTGGTGTTGCTGTTTATAATCGTGACGTTGTCAATGACTGTCATGATGGGTTGTACGCAGGAAGAGCCATCTGACTTGAACCAAAATAGCGAACGACATGTGGGTGATATGTTCGAAGAAGGTCATGATGAGCCGGATACATCACAGGACTCAAGGGAGCCGAATGAAACGGAATTGGGTTCCGATGCGTCTCCTAGTGATAGGACCAATTGGCAAGATCACCCCACTATTTTAGTTCTGAAAATGCTATTCTATACCGCTATTGTAGGACTCATGATTTACGGCTTGGTTCGTTTTCTATCAATGAACCAAAGAAAGCTACAACACCACCAGCTATTTAACAATCTTGGGTCTGTTGCCGTAGGGCCAAACAAATCTGTCCAATTAATTGAAGTTGGTGGGCGGATGTATCTTATCGGGGTAGGGGATTCGGTCAGTTTGTTAAAGGAAATTGATGATCCTGACCAGATGGATAAGATTACAAAGGACCTAGAAGAGCAACAATCGATAGTCAGTACACCTTTTCTTGAAAGATTCTCACTGTTCCAAAGGCAAAATAAAAACAGCGAGAGCGAGCAACAGCCGTTTCACTCCTTGCTTGAGAAAAGCTTACAGAAGCAGAAGGAAAAGAGAAGTCAAATGACATCTTACATCAAAGAGCGTACAGACTCAGTAGATAAAGAAGGTCGATCGTCTTGA